In a genomic window of Helianthus annuus cultivar XRQ/B chromosome 10, HanXRQr2.0-SUNRISE, whole genome shotgun sequence:
- the LOC110880877 gene encoding uncharacterized protein LOC110880877: MSGTSGQNPIIIQKEGNSLSQFQCPILKPTNYTVWAIRIKTILEANAIPEDVVLQVASCKTAKEIWDNLKVRHVGVDRVQKARMHTLLSEFELLQMKDEDTIDSFTAKINSIVTRATEVGTTLSQPTLVRKLLNGVPDKFTQIVASMEQYSDLETMTLEEAVGRLKTYEERLRIKKGNQGESQDRLMFTHHDNTRGRQSGNRGRGRFNQTRGNWRNNGNRQSPRNEGSTSRSKNGNSRNWRKFARTDLSKIQCFKCQKFGHFKKNCSEKDEVQEHSNLVEEDEAPVLLMAIQEENVVQERVLLNEERTNKLRLNR, encoded by the exons ATGTCAGGAACATCCGGACAAAATCCGATAATAATACAGAAGGAAGGAAATTCTCtttcccagtttcagtgtccaattctgaaaccaacaaactatacggTTTGGGCTATTCGTATCAAGACGATCCTTGAAGCGAATG CAATACCAGAAGATgttgtattgcaagttgcaagTTGTAAGACTGCAAAAGAAATTTGGGATAATCTAAAGGTTAGACACGTTGGTGTTGATCGGGTACAAAAGGCGCGTATGCACACGCTATTGTCAGAATTTGAATTGTTGCAAATGAAGGATGAAGACACTATTGATTCGTTTACCGCAAAGATTAATAGTATCGTTACCCGGGCAACTGAAGTAGGAACGACATTGAGTCAACCGACTCTAGTACGCAAACTCCTAAATGGCGTACCGGATAAGTTTACTCAAATCGTTGCCTCCATGGAACAATACTCCGATCTAGAAACTATGACGCTAGAAGAAGCGGTCGGAAGATTAAAGACGTATGAAGAACGACTAAGGATAAAGAAAGGAAATCAAGGAGAAAGCCAAGATAGGCTTATGTTCACACATCATGATAACACCAGAGGAAGACAATCTGGAAACCGCGGTCGTGGTAGATTTAACCAAACGCGTGGAAATTGGCGAAACAACGGAAATAGGCAAAGTCCCAGAAACGAAGGATCTACATCTAGATCTAAAAATGGAAATTCTAGAAATTGGAGGAAATTTGCAAGAACCGACCTAAGTAAGATCCAATGTTTTAAGTGTCAGAAGTTTGGACACTTCAAGAAGAACTGTTCTGAGAAAGACGAAGTACAAGAACATTCAAACCTCGTCGAGGAAGACGAAGCACCAGTATTGCTAATGGCAATACAGGAAGAAAACGTTGTTCAAGAAAGGGTTCTACTAAACGAAGAACGTACCAACAAGTTACGCCTCAATAGATGA
- the LOC110880878 gene encoding histidine kinase CKI1: MKGEMKQELTYGDKVAGDFNGDKVAISLHLRMIEFNDHINVNGLLSLIGLLIICLLVPFWVANFKDEKKVVLMTNKTHQEIWSVIQKATTTLLLMNSSANNLAKIVATSLGKTDVTFSHIQSKVAPILFQALLTIPRVSQISYIRKDGLFFALYSQADRQIFAVYSNTSLSRHPNARITYLWYTQRVDSHTGNLFGEAVVFPTLANETWLQYALNTTNGSALLGNSWTDEKHPLVLNIARVDKNGVVSLGSDLQWFLDMFSGIKPFGGGLYLATKDGKVISDGIPNTRIVYEENATVSFEILKANGDRITLQLNYETRKTYVFDVSGTKYVLYPSSLDIIGMQTVYVLALPYDEVQSRMHWNLVIVSVLSSLMILAVAISMVLTLKLARKEMCLTAALVKQKEKTQQLERKSKNQSVAFETASHDIRASLAAISGSVEMSINENHQGSELATDLRIVQSSTKYLQGLLNSILDTSKIEAGKMELEEKPFDLVKVVEGVVDLFYPVGIKKEVDVILDVQDDLLTKYSQVKGDERRLKQILSNLLSNAIKFTSEGHVSVGVRARAMSQNVQSSITASDHDRFERWRSCLFCRSNDKCGGDVEAVDEVVGDSNCMEFVFEVNDTGKGIAKEKQASIFENYVQVKETEHEFEGTGLGLAIVQSLVRLMGGEISIVDKEPGEKGTSFRFHVVFKVIRSDQHVISDEEKVNMSSGSNTGSNTPFCSPKRRDYNSSTVVLFISSDERRKVSQKFIRARGVKVVVAKTVGELSETLKEFRQSASKVCSPGSYINLSFGYLTRPGRSPNKEVPLSALDGTDASQARMSNPTTQTGFILLVVDTTRANFRELCKVVAEFRKESKDACFRVVWLGFRCMQAHGLDEKQLPPSDVIIPMPLHGSRLYSLIDLLPEFRSKFPCTPPRGNPHTPERQVEVEEITRISPNKSPLRGKKVLLVEDNSMQQMIAKRIFLKNGVIFDMCTNGKEALTFVSKGLTDQKDLGASHILPYDYILMDCQMPVMDGCEATWQIRQMEKEYGVHIPIIGLSAHGEGEELNKFVKGIDSHVSKPLNEHKLLKVIEDLHSRN, translated from the exons ATGAAGGGTGAAATGAAACAAGAATTAA CATATGGAGACAAGGTGGCCGGTGATTTCAATGGCGACAAGGTGGCGATTTCATTGCATTTAAG GATGATAGAGTTCAATGATCATATTAATGTCAACGGGCTACTC TCACTTATCGGGTTGCTGATTATTTGCTTATTGGTCCCATTTTGGGTTGCAAATTTCAAAGATGAAAAGAAAGTCGTTTTAATGACAAATAAAACTCATCAAGAAATATGGTCGGTTATACAAAAGGCCACAACTACATTGCTTCTAATGAACTCATCGGCGAACAACTTAGCCAAAATTGTAGCCACGTCACTTGGTAAAACCGATGTCACGTTCTCTCACATCCAATCTAAG GTGGCTCCTATATTATTTCAAGCACTCCTAACAATCCCGCGAGTGTCACAAATTTCGTACATCAGAAAAGATGGCTTGTTCTTTGCATTATACTCGCAAGCGGACCGACAAATCTTTGCGGTCTATTCAAATACTTCACTTTCTAGACACCCAAATGCGCGAATTACTTATCTATGGTACACTCAGCGTGTTGATTCCCACACCGGGAACTTATTTGGAGAAGCTGTTGTGTTTCCTACTTTGGCTAATGAAACATGGTTACAATACGCACTGAACACGACAAATGGATCCGCTTTATTAGGTAACTCATGGACTGATGAAAAACATCCTCTTGTCTTGAACATAGCTCGCGTGGATAAAAATGGAGTTGTCTCGCTCGGGTCTGACCTCCAATGGTTCttagatatgttttcgggcattAAACCGTTTGGTGGCGGTTTGTATTTGGCTACAAAAGATGGGAAAGTTATAAGTGATGGGATCCCAAACACGCGTATTGTTTATGAAGAAAATGCAACGGTTTCTTTCGAGATTTTAAAAGCAAACGGAGACCGAATAACATTACAACTTAATTACGAGACGCGGAAAACTTATGTTTTCGACGTTTCGGGAACAAAGTATGTGTTATACCCCTCCTCACTTGACATCATTGGAATGCAAACG GTGTATGTGTTAGCATTACCATATGATGAAGTGCAAAGCAGGATGCATTGGAATCTAGTTATCGTGTCGGTGCTTTCGTCGCTAATGATTCTCGCAGTCGCTATTTCCATGGTGTTAACATTGAAGTTGGCAAGAAAAGAAATGTGTTTAACAGCTGCTCTTGTCAAACAAAAGGAAAAAACACAACAATTAGAGAGAAAAAGCAAGAATCAAAGTGTTGCATTTGAAACTGCTAGCCATGATATTCGTGCTTCGCTAGCAGCGATTAGCGGATCAGTAGAGATGTCGATCAATGAGAATCATCAAGGATCCGAGTTAGCCACAGACTTGAGAATTGTTCAATCTTCTACAAAATATCTTCAGG GTTTACTGAACTCTATTCTTGACACAAGTAAAATAGAAGCAGGCAAGATGGAGCTAGAAGAAAAACCCTTTGACCTGGTCAAAGTTGTTGAGGGTGTAGTTGACTTATTCTATCCAGTTGGAATAAAAAAGGAAGTCGATGTGATTCTAGACGTACAAGATGATCTGTTGACCAAATATTCACAAGTCAAAGGTGACGAACGCAGGCTTAAACAAATATTATCAAACTTATTAAGCAATGCAATCAAGTTCACATCAGAGGGTCATGTTTCTGTTGGTGTTCGGGCTCGTGCAATGAGCCAGAATGTGCAGAGCTCGATAACTGCCTCGGATCATGATAGGTTTGAACGATGGCGGTCGTGTTTGTTTTGTAGAAGTAATGACAAGTGTGGTGGTGATGTTGAAGCAGTTGATGAAGTTGTTGGTGATAGTAACTGCATGGAGTTTGTGTTTGAGGTTAATGATACTGGAAAGGGTATTGCAAAAGAGAAACAAGCTTCTATTTTTGAAAATTATGTGCAGGTTAAAGAAACTGAACATGAGTTTGAAGGCACTGGATTAGGGCTCGCCATTGTTCAATCTCTG GTAAGATTGATGGGTGGAGAAATAAGCATAGTTGACAAAGAACCCGGAGAAAAGGGGACATCTTTCAGGTTTCATGTCGTTTTTAAGGTTATCCGATCTGATCAACATGTAATTAGTGATGAAGAAAAGGTCAACATGTCATCAGGGTCAAACACCGGGTCAAACACCCCCTTCTGTAGCCCCAAACGAAGAGATTACAACTCCAGTACAGTTGTTCTTTTCATTAGCAGCGACGAAAGACGTAAAGTGTCACAAAAGTTTATACGCGCTAGAGGGGTTAAAGTTGTTGTAGCGAAAACTGTTGGAGAGCTTTCGGAAACTCTCAAGGAGTTTAGACAGTCCGCGAGTAAAGTATGCTCTCCAGGTTCTTATATAAATTTAAGTTTCGGGTATTTGACAAGGCCCGGTAGGAGCCCAAATAAGGAGGTTCCTTTAAGTGCATTGGATGGGACAGATGCGTCACAGGCCCGAATGAGTAATCCGACCACTCAAACGGGCTTTATATTACTTGTGGTGGACACAACGCGGGCCAATTTTCGTGAGCTATGTAAGGTGGTGGCTGAGTTTAGAAAAGAGTCAAAAGATGCTTGTTTTAGAGTTGTTTGGTTAGGATTTAGGTGCATGCAAGCCCATGGGTTGGATGAGAAGCAACTCCCACCGTCGGATGTCATCATACCAATGCCGCTTCATGGGTCCCGGTTATACTCGTTGATCGATCTTTTACCGGAGTTTAGAAGTAAGTTCCCCTGCACGCCGCCACGTGGGAACCCGCATACACCCGAAAGACAAGTGGAAGTAGAAGAAATCACTAGGATTTCACCAAACAAGAGCCCATTGAGAGGGAAGAAAGTGTTGCTAGTTGAGGATAACTCTATGCAGCAGATGATTGCCAAGAGGATCTTTTTGAAGAATGGTGTGATATTCGACATGTGTACGAATGGGAAAGAAGCGTTGACTTTTGTCTCCAAAGGGTTGACTGATCAAAAAGATCTTGGAGCTTCACATATTCTTCCATATGACTATATCTTAATGGATTGCCAG ATGCCTGTGATGGACGGCTGTGAAGCAACATGGCAGATACGACAAATGGAGAAAGAGTATGGTGTACACATCCCGATCATCGGTTTATCTGCGCATGGAGAAGGCGAAGAATTAAACAAGTTCGTAAAGGGAATCGATAGTCATGTTTCCAAACCATTAAATGAGCACAAGTTGTTGAAAGTGATCGAAGATCTTCATAGCAGAAACTAA